From Juglans regia cultivar Chandler chromosome 8, Walnut 2.0, whole genome shotgun sequence, the proteins below share one genomic window:
- the LOC108986836 gene encoding putative UDP-rhamnose:rhamnosyltransferase 1 yields the protein MAETKQQLHIAMFPWLAFGHIIPSLELGKLIAQRKGHRISFISTPRNIDRLPKIPSDVAPLITLVKLPLPHVDNLPENAEATMDVPHHIIPYLKIAHDRLQEPLSKFLETSNPDWIIHDFAPYWLPPIAARLGISRAFFSVFNASTLCFIGPPKWLSSSSGTADGPDPGFKRTELEHFIVPPKWVPFPSKIVYRPYEAKKLFENTEANASGVSDFFRFMMVYLGTEVVAIKTCMEVEAEWLNLFGELLPIPVAPVGLLPPSPQEGNDNRDSTWDTISKWLNKQEKGSVVYVALGSEIRPSQEEFNELALGLEQSGCPFFWALRKSAGGESIELPEGFEKRTKGRGIVWTGWAPQFKILSHESIVGFVTHCGWSSVTEAFQFGRALILLPFIGDQGLIARLLEERQAGVEIPRKEEDGSFTRESVAQTLRLVMKDVEGQIYRDKAKEMTTIFGNKELQHRYVDKFVELLEKHRQIVTKG from the coding sequence ATGGCTGAAACTAAGCAGCAGCTTCACATAGCCATGTTCCCATGGTTAGCCTTTGGTCACATAATCCCATCTTTAGAGCTCGGCAAGCTCATAGCCCAACGGAAGGGTCATCGTATTTCCTTCATATCCACGCCTAGAAACATTGATCGCCTCCCCAAGATCCCTTCAGATGTTGCGCCTTTGATAACTTTGGTGAAGCTTCCATTACCCCATGTTGACAACCTGCCGGAGAACGCAGAGGCCACCATGGACGTACCCCACCACATAATTCCATACCTTAAGATAGCTCATGATCGTCTTCAAGAACCCTTGTCTAAGTTTTTAGAAACTTCGAACCCTGATTGGATCATTCATGACTTTGCCCCTTACTGGTTACCACCAATTGCAGCAAGGCTTGGCATCTCGCGGGCTTTCTTCAGTGTTTTCAACGCATCAACCTTGTGTTTCATTGGACCACCGAAGTGGTTGTCTTCGTCGTCGGGAACAGCAGACGGGCCCGATCCAGGTTTTAAACGAACGGAACTTGAGCATTTCATTGTCCCTCCCAAATGGGTCCCCTTTCCATCCAAAATAGTGTATCGGCCTTATGAGGCGAAAAAGCTCTTCGAAAACACTGAAGCGAATGCCTCCGGTGTTTCGGACTTTTTTCGTTTCATGATGGTGTACTTAGGTACCGAAGTCGTGGCTATTAAAACATGCATGGAAGTCGAAGCTGAGTGGTTGAATCTCTTCGGAGAGCTTCTCCCTATACCCGTCGCTCCTGTGGGCTTATTGCCACCGTCGCCACAAGAAGGTAATGACAATAGAGATAGCACTTGGGATACAATTTCGAAGTGGCTAAACAAGCAAGAAAAAGGATCAGTGGTTTATGTAGCACTCGGAAGTGAAATCCGACCGAGTCAAGAAGAGTTCAATGAGTTGGCTCTGGGGCTAGAGCAATCTGGGTGTCCATTCTTTTGGGCTCTAAGAAAGTCAGCCGGTGGGGAATCAATTGAGCTACCGGAAGGGTTCGAGAAGCGAACCAAAGGTCGTGGGATTGTTTGGACAGGCTGGGCACCTCAGTTCAAGATACTAAGTCACGAGTCGATTGTGGGGTTCGTGACTCACTGTGGTTGGAGTTCAGTGACAGAGGCATTCCAGTTTGGACGTGCGCTAATCCTGTTGCCTTTCATTGGGGACCAAGGCTTAATTGCTAGATTGTTGGAAGAGAGACAAGCAGGAGTTGAAATTCCCAGGAAGGAGGAAGATGGGTCATTCACCAGGGAATCAGTGGCACAAACTTTGAGGTTGGTGATGAAAGACGTAGAGGGTCAGATTTACAGGGACAAAGCTAAGGAAATGACCACCATATTTGGGAACAAGGAACTCCAGCACCGATACGTTGATAAATTTGTTGAGTTGCTGGAGAAACACAGGCAGATCGTTACCAAGGGTTAG
- the LOC108986816 gene encoding uncharacterized protein LOC108986816 translates to MVAGASVVCGSYERYLGLPALVGRSKYNSFKVLKDRVWQRISSWKNSFLSQAGKEVLIKAVLQSIPTYTMSVFKLPMKLCKDMNGLFSRFWWRKQHMEGGIQWKKWESLGLQKGKGGLGFRDLESLADNPLFYGEASGQQEILLLEGLRWRVGDGSKIQIWGSKWMPTPTSFSVHSPVSMLREDAKVEELIDKQNRAWDEGRVRAIFSSEEAELILNIPLGRGMAQDKIIWGPSKKGAFTVSSAYYL, encoded by the exons ATGGTGGCTGGGGCTTCTGTGGTTTGTGGCAGTTATGAGAGATATCTAGGTCTTCCAGCTTTGGTAGGAAGATCTAAATACAACTCCTTTAAAGTATTGAAGGATAGGGTTTGGCAGAGGATCTCTAGCTGGAAAAACAGCTTCCTTTCACAAGCTGGAAAAGAAGTTTTGATAAAGGCAGTGCTTCAATCCATCCCCACGTATACCATGAGTGTGTTCAAGCTCCCTATGAAGTTGTGTAAGGACATGAATGGATTATTTTCAAGATTCTGGTGGAGGAAGCAGCACATGGAGGGGGGTATCCAATGGAAGAAATGGGAATCTTTGGGGTTGCAAAAAGGGAAGGGAGGCTTGGGATTCAGGGACTTGGAAA GCTTGGCAGACAACCCTCTTTTCTATGGAGAAGCATCTGGTCAGCAAGAGATTTTGCTTCTTGAGGGATTGAGGTGGAGAGTGGGGGATGGTAGTAAGATTCAAATATGGGGCTCTAAATGGATGCCAACACCTACATCCTTTTCAGTCCATTCACCAGTGTCTATGCTAAGGGAAGATGCAAAGGTGGAAGAGCTGATTGACAAACAGAACAGAGCATGGGATGAAGGGAGAGTGAGAGCTATTTTTTCAAGTGAAGAGGCAGAGCTAATTCTTAACATTCCCTTGGGCAGAGGTATGGCACaggataaaattatatgggGACCTTCAAAGAAAGGGGCTTTTACTGTCAGCAGTGCATACTATTTGTAG